In one window of Scyliorhinus canicula chromosome 17, sScyCan1.1, whole genome shotgun sequence DNA:
- the LOC119951219 gene encoding oocyte zinc finger protein XlCOF6-like has translation MDKRWKCGDCGKGFRFPSELETHRRIHTGERPFTCSQCEKRFTQLSHLNLHQQIHTAERPFTCSQCGMGFIELSRLNLHQRIHTGERPFTCSDCGKGFSRLINLQTHQRVHTGERPFTCSQCEKGFTNMSKLRRHRFVHAAEKPYTCSQCEKGYNDLTNLRRHQLVHNQKPFTCSVCEKAFTQLSSLQTHQRIHTGEKPLTCSQCGKGFTYLSNLQRHQRVHTGEKPFTCTPCGKGFTELSSLMVHQRIHTGEKPFICSQCGKGFTDSSSLKKHQRVHTGEKPFTCSQCGKGFSDSSNLLTHQRVHTGERPFTCSQCGKGFCVSSSLLRHQQVHN, from the coding sequence ATGGATAAaaggtggaaatgtggggactgtgggaagggattcagattccCATCAGAGCTGGAgactcatcgacgcattcacacaggggaaaggccattcacctgctctcagtgtgagaaaagattcactcagttatcccacctgaatttacatcagcaaattcacactgcggagaggccattcacctgctctcagtgtggaatgGGATTCATTGAGTTATCTCGCCTGAatttacatcagcgaattcacactggagagaggccgttcacctgctctgactgtgggaagggattcagtcggttaatcaacctgcagacacaccagcgagttcacacaggggagaggccgttcacctgctctcagtgtgagaagggattcactaacATGTCCAAACTGCGAAGACACAGGTTTGTTCATGCTGCAGAGAAGCCGTAcacgtgctctcagtgtgagaagggatacAATGACTTAACCAACCTGCgaagacaccaacttgttcacaatcagaagccattcacctgctctgtgtgtgagaaggcattcactcagttatccagcctgcagacacaccagcgcattcacactggggagaagccgttaacctgctctcagtgtgggaagggattcacttactTATCCAACctacagagacaccagcgagttcacactggggagaagccgttcacctgcactccgtgtgggaagggattcactgagttatccagCCTGATGGTACAccaacgaattcacactggggagaaaccgttcatctgctctcagtgtgggaagggattcacggaCTCATCCAGCCTaaagaaacatcagcgagttcacactggggagaaaccgttcacctgctctcagtgtgggaagggattcagtgattcatccaacctgctgacacaccagcgagttcacaccggggagaggccgttcacctgctctcagtgtgggaagggattctgtgTTTCCTcgtccctgctgagacaccaacaagttcacaattga